TGCTACACCTCTTTTCTGTACTATCATTGTAACAGGGTGACTGCTATAAGGCCATTCATCCGTTTCTAGATTATACCGCATCTACTATACGTTTGCAATGCGACGAAATGCGTACAAAAAAGCATGCCTATTCAGACATGCTTTAGATAAAGTGAGCGATATTAATAGAAGTTAGCAAGCTCTTGGGCTTTTTTAAGCTCAATTGCACGTACTTCTCTAGGTAGGAAGCGACGAATTTCATCTTCGTTGTATCCCACTTGAAGTCTCTTGTCATCTAAAATAATTGGACGACGTAAAAGACCAGGATTTTCTTGAATGAGCGTGAATAAGTTGTTCAATGGTAAATCATCGAGATCCACATTCATTTCTTGGAATGCTTTTGATCGTGTGGAGATGATTTCCTCTGTACCTTCTTCAGTCATTTTCAGAATTTCTTTAATCTCGATCCGAGATAAAGGTTCTGAGAAAATGTTGCGTTCCGTGTAAGGAATATTATTTTCTTCCAGCCACGCCCGCGCTTTACGGCAAGAAGTACAGCTTGGTGAAGTATATAGAGTAACCATAAATGGATCTCTCCTTTCCTGTAAGCGATTGTTCTTCTTAATAAATGTATCTTATAGAGTCTATTATACAGGATAAAGTTATTCTTGGCTACCCCTTTTTTAACATTTATTCATAATGTTGCCACAATCTGTTCACTGTTAGCTCTTTTAAAAAACATTGATTTCGTTGTTAAATCAACGTTTAACCGTATTTTAACCTTTCTTTTCAAGACCCTTATTTAGATTAATTATAAATAAAGAGAGGAAAGTTTGTGATTTTTTTTTATGGTGTCACGAACTTTAAAAATACGCTATAATAGGAGAGAAGATTATAGGAGTGTGATTTTAGTTGAAGAAAAAAGTTTTTTCAGGTGCACAGCCTAGTGGCATGTTAACAATCGGAAACTATATCGGTGCGATCAAAAATTTTGTCGCTTTACAAGATGACTATGACTGTACTTACTGTATCGTTAACCAGCATGCAATTACTGTCCCACAAGATCCAAAAGAATTAAAAGAACGGACACGCGGCTTGGCGGCTTTGTATATCGCTTGCGGCGTTGATCCGGAGAAATCAACAATCTTTGTGCAATCAGAAGTTCCTGCGCACGCGCAAGCAGCTTGGATTGTACAATGTAATACGTACATCGGCGAATTGGAGCGCATGACGCAATTCAAAGACAAGTCGACTAAACAAGATGCTGTTTCAGCTGGTTTACTGACTTACCCGCCTTTGATGGTTGCGGACATCATTCTTTATGATGCAGATCTCGTACCAGTTGGCGAAGACCAAAAACAACATCTCGAATTAACACGTGACTTCGTACAGCGTTTCAACAATCGCTACGAGGGTGACCTCATAATGCCGGAACCACTAATTCCTGAAGCGGGCGGCCGTATCATGAGTCTTCAAGACCCTACCAGTAAAATGAGTAAGTCTGACCAAAACAAAAAAGGGTTTATTTCAATGTTGGATGATCCAAGCATTATCCGTAAAAAAATCAAGAGTGCCAAAACAGATTCAAGTGGCGTGATTGAATATGACAAGGAAAACAAACCGGGTATCTCTAATCTATTGACAATTTTTGCGAACTTCAGTGGCAAATCAATTCAAGAATTGGAAGCAGAATTTGCGGACAGTGGCTACGGTCATTTCAAAGAAAAACTTGCAGATGCTGTTGTTTCCGTTCTTGAACCAATTCAAGAGCGCTACTACAAGTTGATGGAATCTGGTGAATTGGATGCGATTTTAGACGAAGGTGCTCAGCGCGCAAATGCGTATGCGAACAGTACTTTGAACCGTATTGAAACTGCCATCGGTTTACAACGTTAATAAGAATATGTTAAAAGGCAACTCCTGAAGTTAGAGGAGTTGCCTTTTTTGTGTGATTTTTTGGGAAGCGGTTGATGAACTGGCCAGCATTACACATTTTTTACTTCCGCTACTGATTCTATTACCGTGGCCCCAACAAGCAATATTACTGCCTAATTCCCTTAGTCCTGGCGGAGCCGGCCTACTCAACAATCTGAGTGAGCCATTTACAGCAAAAGAGCCTACTCAAACGTAAATTCCAATCTGAGTGAGCCATTCACAGCAAAAGAGCCTACTCAAACGTAAATTCCGATCTGAGTGAGCCATTTACAGCAAAAGAGCCTACTCA
This genomic interval from Jeotgalibaca porci contains the following:
- the spxA gene encoding transcriptional regulator SpxA; translation: MVTLYTSPSCTSCRKARAWLEENNIPYTERNIFSEPLSRIEIKEILKMTEEGTEEIISTRSKAFQEMNVDLDDLPLNNLFTLIQENPGLLRRPIILDDKRLQVGYNEDEIRRFLPREVRAIELKKAQELANFY
- the trpS gene encoding tryptophan--tRNA ligase; translation: MLTIGNYIGAIKNFVALQDDYDCTYCIVNQHAITVPQDPKELKERTRGLAALYIACGVDPEKSTIFVQSEVPAHAQAAWIVQCNTYIGELERMTQFKDKSTKQDAVSAGLLTYPPLMVADIILYDADLVPVGEDQKQHLELTRDFVQRFNNRYEGDLIMPEPLIPEAGGRIMSLQDPTSKMSKSDQNKKGFISMLDDPSIIRKKIKSAKTDSSGVIEYDKENKPGISNLLTIFANFSGKSIQELEAEFADSGYGHFKEKLADAVVSVLEPIQERYYKLMESGELDAILDEGAQRANAYANSTLNRIETAIGLQR